In a single window of the Melanotaenia boesemani isolate fMelBoe1 chromosome 22, fMelBoe1.pri, whole genome shotgun sequence genome:
- the LOC121633471 gene encoding ATP-dependent RNA helicase DDX18-like has product MADLQIKLLRKKIQKRNEKNKERKLLKNRTEEEEIVGVEEGPAASCKPDHESKKKWKKQADGFVEGTTMEEVPLKKQKKNKRKLRTADEPPAEKRGKIEEDPAEESRGEVNGKPEAAADDDEQEEDEVDEEDQPELPSGLTGAFEDTSFSSLAELVSENTLKGVQEMGFQHMTEIQHKSIRPLLEGRDVLAAAKTGSGKTLAFLIPSIELIYKLKFMPRNGTGVVILSPTRELAMQTYGVLKELMTHHVHTYGLIMGGSNRSAEAQKLANGVNILVATPGRLLDHLQNTPGFMFKNLQCLIIDEADRILEVGFEEELKQIIKLLPKKRQTMLFSATQTRKVEDLARISLKKEPLYVGVDDNKDKATVDGLEQGYVVCPSEKRFLLLFTFLKKNRKKKLMVFFSSCMSVKFHFELLNYIDLPVMAIHGKQKQTKRTTTFFQFCNADSGILLCTDVAARGLDIPEVDWIVQYDPPDDPKEYIHRVGRTARGINGRGHALLILRPEELGFLRFLKQAKVPLSEFEFSWSKISDIQSQLEKLIEKNYYLHKSAQEAYKSYVRAYDSHSLKQIYSVNTLNLPMVALSFGFKVPPYVDLNVHSSKGAKLQKRGGGGGFGYQKSKNVHKSKIFKHVNKGSRDRRQFSR; this is encoded by the exons ATGGCGGACCTACAAATTAAGCTTCTTCGGAAGAAAATTCAGAAAAGAAACGAGAAAAATAAAGAGCGAAAGTTACTGAAGAACcggacagaagaagaagaaatcg TGGGGGTTGAAGAGGGGCCCGCTGCCAGCTGTAAGCCAGACCATGAGTCCAAAAAGAAATGGAAGAAGCAGGCTGACGGGTTTGTGGAGGGGACCACCATGGAGGAAGTTCCTctgaagaaacagaagaagaataaaagaaagctGAGGACTGCTGATGAACCACCAG CTGAGAAGAGAGGAAAGATTGAGGAAGATCCAGCAGAGGAGAGCAGAGGAGAGGTGAATGGTAAACcagaagctgctgcagatgaTGATGAACAGGAGGAAGACGAAGTAGATGAGGAAGATCAGCCCGAGCTGCCTTCCGGATTAACAG GAGCGTTCGAGGACACCTCCTTCTCGTCCCTCGCTGAGCTGGTGAGCGAGAACACGCTGAAGGGGGTGCAGGAGATGGGCTTCCAGCATATGACGGAGATCCAACACAAGAGCATCCGCCCCCTGCTGGAGGGAAG GGACGTTCTGGCTGCTGCTAAGACAGGAAGTGGGAAAACCTTGGCCTTCCTCATCCCATCCATAGAACTCATTTATAAACTGAAGTTCATGCCCAGAAATG GAACCGGCGTGGTGATCCTCTCCCCCACGCGTGAGCTGGCCATGCAGACGTACGGTGTGCTGAAGGAGCTCATGACACACCACGTGCACACCTACGGGCTGATCATGGGGGGCAGCAACCGCTCCGCTGAGGCCCAAAAACTGGCCAACGGTGTCAACATCCTGGTGGCCACGCCGGGCCGTCTGCTGGACCACCTGCAG AATACCCCCGGCTTCATGTTCAAGAACCTACAGTGTCTGATCATCGACGAGGCCGACAGAATCTTAGAGGTGGGCTTCGAGGAAGAACTAAAGCAGATCATCAAACTGCTCCCGA AAAAGAGACAAACCATGCTGTTTTCAGCCACTCAGACCAGAAAGGTGGAAGACTTGGCTCGCATTTCTCTGAAGAAGGAGCCGCTGTATGTCGGGGTAGATGATAACAAAGACAAAGCGACGGTAGACGGTCTGGAGCAG GGCTACGTGGTTTGTCCGTCAGAGAAACGCTTCCTGCTGCTTTTCACCTTCCTGAAGAAGAACCGCAAGAAGAAGCTGATggtgtttttttcctcctgcatGTCGGTTAAATTCCATTTTGAGCTGCTCAACTACATCGACCTTCCTGTCATGGCCATTCAC GGAAAGCAAAAGCAGACCAAACGGACCACCACCTTCTTCCAGTTCTGCAACGCTGACTCGGGCATCCTGCTGTGCACAGACGTAGCGGCGCGAGGACTCGACATCCCAGAGGTGGATTGGATCGTACAGTATGACCCCCCTGATGACCCCAAG GAGTACATCCACAGGGTGGGCAGAACGGCCCGCGGCATCAACGGCAGAGGCCACGCCCTCCTCATCCTACGGCCGGAAGAACTGGGATTCCTCCGCTTCCTGAAACAGGCCAAG GTACCGCTGAGCGAGTTTGAGTTTTCTTGGAGTAAAATCTCTGACATCCAGTCCCAG CTGGAAAAGCTGATTGAGAAGAACTACTACCTCCACAAGTCGGCCCAGGAGGCCTACAAGTCGTACGTGAGGGCGTACGACTCCCACTCGCTCAAACAGATCTACAGTGTCAACACACTCAACCTCCCTATGGTGGCACTGTCCTTTGGCTTCAAAGTTCCCCCATATGTTGACCTCA ATGTTCACAGCAGTAAAGGTGCGAAGCTGCAGAAgcgaggaggtggaggtgggttCGGGTACCAGAAGTCCAAGAACGTGCACAAGTCCAAGATCTTCAAGCACGTGAACAAAGGAAGCAGAGACCGGAGGCAGTTTTCCCGCTGA